The following are encoded together in the Rhizoctonia solani chromosome 10, complete sequence genome:
- a CDS encoding Fatty acid desaturase — protein MISPTPGSSSAPLIDFSLFGGAESLSEGRPSPKHPRRTVTVSPTAADVQIPKAPQDPSDFLWLMTEEPHRSRRQAILKAHPEVTKLMGYEPLTKYVVSGVVGLQIATAYYLIRVLRASPLSVPFLLASYAIGGTANHNLFLAVHEITHNLAFKGVKANKLFAMFANLPIGIPYAITFKQYHIEHHKHLGEDGIDTDLPSRLEMLCLQNVAGKAFFWSVPALSPFAHSPNSHFTCSHSTFQILFYALRPGFIRSQKPTPYHFLSIVTQLAFDLVLYLWLGPHALIYLIMSSFFAGSLHPCAAHFIAEHYLWDGLDQETYSYYGPLNILAYNVGYHNEHHDFPSVPWTRLPALRKLAPEFYDTIPSHPSWPMLTYRFIFDPDVGLYSRVKRAPKESQARLAREGKNATAGQGKEEERGVGVDRGYASDEEECGKNKKA, from the exons ATGATTTCTCCGACTCCGGGTTCGAGCTCAGCGCCTCTAATAG ATTTCAGTCTATTTGGAGGTGCCGAGTCGTTATCCGAAGGCCGACCCAGCCCTAAGCATCCACGTCGAACAGTCACGGTATCCCCCACTGCGGCAGATGTTCAAATTCCCAAAGCACCTCAAGATCCCTCGGATTTTCTATGGTTAATGACAGAAGAACCACACAGGAGTCGGAGGCAGGCCATCCTAAAAGCTCATCCTGAG GTGACAAAACTCATGGGCTATGAGCCTCTAACTAAATACGTTGTATCTGGTGTTGTGGGACTTCAAATTGCAACGGCCTACTACCTCATCCGTGTCCTACGCGCTTCGCCGCTCTCGGTTCCATTTCTCCTAGCATCATACGCGATCGGAGGAACGGCCAATCACAACCTGTTCCTTGCTGTTCACGAAATAACGCATAACCTTGCGTTTAAAGGTGTCAAAGCCAACAAGCTATTCGCGATGTTTGCGAATCTGCCAATTGGGATTCCGTATGCCATTACGTTCAAG CAATACCATATTGAACACCACAAACATCTAGGCGAAGACGGAATCGACACTGACCTTCCGTCCCGACTCGAAATGCTTTGCTTGCAAAACGTAGCAGGCAAAgccttcttctggtccgtTCCTGCTCTTTCTCCTTTCGCGCATAGCCCCAACTCACACTTCACTTGCTCGCACAGTACATTCCAAATCCTCTTCTACGCCCTCCGCCCCGGATTCATCCGTTCCCAAAAGCCAACGCCATACCACTTCCTCTCGATCGTCACTCAACTCGCCTTCGACCTCGTTCTGTACCTCTGGCTCGGCCCTCATGCTCTCATATATCTCATTATGAGCAGTTTCTTTGCAGGAAGTCTTCACCCATGCGCAGCGCATTTCATCGCGGAGCACTACTTGTGGGATGGGCTCGACCAGGAAACGTACTCTTACTATGGCCCTTTGAATATATTGGCATACAAT GTCGGATACCATAACGAGCACCACGACTTTCCCTCTGTCCCCTGGACCCGTCTTCCCGCACTGCGTAAACTCGCTCCCGAATTCTACGACACGATCCCGAGTCACCCAAGTTGGCCTATGCTCACATATCGATTCATATTCGACCCAGATGTGGGTCTATATTCCCGCGTCAAGCGAGCACCCAAGGAAAGCCAGGCTAGACTTGCTCGCGAGGGCAAAAATGCAACGGCGGGACAAGGTAAAGAAGAAGAGAGAGGTGTAGGCGTAGACAGGGGCTACGCGAGCGATGAGGAAGAGTGCGGGAAGAATAAAAAGGCTTGA
- a CDS encoding NAD(P)H-binding family protein, translated as MHVLLLGASRNIGYFVAQRLLAKGHTCTLLLRKPDVMESDPSMKGYIQSGLAKLVRGDALVREDVQKAVNTANADGKLELIFFGIGGDPSLSLTKGFVITPADVTTRSMNVLLSIIKDSNIRPRLVTVTSNGLDERSHSLLPWPLKAFYSGLLKVPHEDKIGQENTINQATNIEGWFDPKNVVIVRPALLTSGACLADKDSDAYRVGDELTGAWTVSRADVGHFVVEKVLEDWNRWAGKPWVVAY; from the exons ATGCACGTATTACTCCTTGGTGCCTCTCGCAACATTGGTTACTTTGTCGCGCAACGCCTCCTCGCAAAGGGGCATACATGCACCTTGTTACTCCGCAAGCCCGACGTGATGGAGTCTGACCCGTCTATGAAGGGCTACATCCAGAGTGGCTTGGCCAAGCTTGTACGTGGCGATGCTCTGGTCCGGGAAGATGTCCAGAAAGCGGTCAACACGGCCAACGCCGATGGGAAGCTAGAGTTGATATTCTTTGGTATCG GCGGCGACCCATCGCTCTCACTCACAAAGGGGTTCGTTATCACCCCAGCCGACGTTACCACACGAAGCATGAACGTCCTTCTCTCTATCATCAAAGACTCGAACATTAGACCGCGGCTTGTAACCGTCACTTCGAACGGGCTCGACGAGCGTTCTCATTCGCTACTCCCCTGGCCACTCAAGGCATTTTATTCCGGGCTGTTGAAGGTGCCTCACGAGGACAAGATCGGACAGGAGAACACTATTAATCAAGCCACGAATATTGAAGGGTGGTTCGATCCGAAGAATGTAGTCATCGTGCGGCCAGCTCTGTTGACTAGCGGAGCATGTCTGGCGGATAAGGACTCGGATGCGTATAGAGTTGGGGATGAGCTCACAGGCGCTTGGACGGTATCAAGGGCGGACGTCGGGCACTTTGTAGTTGAGAAGGTGCTGGAGGATTGGAATAGGTGGGCGGGGAAGCCTTGGGTAGTTGCGTACTAG
- a CDS encoding cysteine synthase, translating to MAPSTSNLTRPLVLDNACEGVGYTPLCRLDRLAKAHGIKSNLFGKVEFMSVGGSVKDRIAKRMVEQAEKDGVLIPGKSVVIEPTSGNTGIGLALACAVHGYPLIITLPEKMSLEKELTMRALGAEIVRTPTAAASSSPLSNLGVAKRLKDAIPNAVILNQYTNPNNPLAHELGTGPEIIAAIESLPGNQNVDVFIAGAGTGGTISGTARALKKYNKDCTVVGVDPRGSILALPESLNKLKEGEDLSYQIEGIGYDFIPDVLSREPGLIDQWVKVQDEDAFKLVRDVMRREALLIGGSSGSAIAGALRWLKASPERDVEGQNVIIMLPDGLRNYMSKPWFAEGLVGRELGADLSPEVTSRIHKVLADNYKYSLSGNDEAPTNDKVEVAVAALAETMKDIAVGTRGVNGVGKAAA from the exons ATGGCGCCTTCTACCTCGAACCTCACCCGACCACTAGTGCTTGATAACGCCTGTGAAGGCGTTGGGTACACACCGCTTTGCCGATTGGACCGATTGGCAAAGGCTCATGGAATTAAGAGCAATCTCT TCGGCAAGGTTGAATTCATGTCAGTTGGGGGGTCTGTAAAGGATAGGATCGCAAAGCGTATGGTAGAACAGGCTGAGAAAGACGGTGTGCTCATCCCTGGGAAGAGCGTGGTGATTGAGCCCACCAGCGGAAACACCG GCATCGGTCTTGCGTTGGCATGTGCCGTACATGGGTACCCACTCATCATTACGCTTCCTGAGAAGATGTCTTTGGAGAAGGAACTTACCATGCGGGCCCTCGGCGCCGAGATTGTTCGGACACCTACCGCTGCGGCGTCTAGCagccctctatccaatttgGGCGTCGCCAAGCGATTGAAGGACGCAATTCCGAATGCTGTTATCTTGAATCAATACACTAACCCCAACAATCCTCTCGCCCACGAACTGGGTACTGGTCCTGAAATTATTGCTGCTATCGAATCTCTCCCCGGAAATCAAAATGTTGACGTTTTTATTGCGGGCGCGGGCACGGGTGGCACTATTTCCGGAACCGCCAGGGCTCTTAAGAAGTATAACAAAGACTGCACGGTGGTTGGCGTGGATCCG CGTGGCAGTATTCTTGCTCTTCCTGAATCCTTAAATAAGTTGAAGGAGGGAGAGGACCTATCGTATCAAATTGAGGGAATCGG GTATGATTTTATACCGGATGTTCTATCCCGGGAACCTGGATTGATCGACCAGTGGGTCAAGGTCCAGGATGAAGATGCTTTCAAGCTAGTCCGAGACGTCATGAGACGAGAAGCATTATTAATTGGTGGTAGCAGTGGCTCTGCCATTGCTGGAGCACTCCGATGGTTAAAAGCATCTCCAGAGCGGGATGTTGAGGGTCAAAATGTTATCATTATGCTACCTGATGG ACTCCGAAACTACATGAGCAAACCTTGGTTCGCCGAAGGGCTTGTAGGGCGTGAGCTAGGGGCGGATCTATCTCCAGAGGTCACCTCAAGAATCCACAAGGTACTCGCAGATAACTACAAATATTCACTCTCAGGAAACGACGAAGCCCCCACAAATGACAAGGTTGAGGTAGCCGTGGCCGCTCTGGCCGAGACGATGAAGGACATTGCTGTTGGCACCAGGGGTGTGAATGGCGTTGGCAAAGCTGCTGCTTAG
- a CDS encoding NADH-ubiquinone oxidoreductase 14,8 kDa subunit, protein MTTIPSRLARVSQSSGSLLDARRRVVQLYRDWYRSETMNCWKQEPHIMGILLRDLHEGSAVGQTFLQKFYAGRDEESVRIASPQQ, encoded by the exons ATGACCACTATTCCTTCTCGCCTTGCCCGCGTATCACAGTCATCCGGAAGTCTTCTTGACGCGCGCCGTCGTGTTGTCCAACTTTACCGTGACTGGTACCGCTCG GAAACAATGAACTGCTGGAAACAAGAGCCTCATATAATGGGTATTTTACTGCGAGATCTCCACGAAGGAAGCGCGGTGGGACAGACGTTCTTACAAAAGTTCTATGCAG GGAGAGACGAAGAAAGCGTCAGAATTGCGTCGCCTCAACAGTGA